A part of Caretta caretta isolate rCarCar2 chromosome 1, rCarCar1.hap1, whole genome shotgun sequence genomic DNA contains:
- the CNGA4 gene encoding cyclic nucleotide-gated channel alpha-4 yields the protein MSRQPQATARPEAGRRGLISTVQSSAGVGPAEGGGRAPRTWVLDPSGDVHYWWLSIMVVPILYNWIMLICRSCFPEVQQLHLALWLSLDYLSDLLYLLDIAVRLHTGFLEQGILVRDRARTARAYLHSAHLPWDVASVLPTDLLYLWLGLRVPAVRANRLLRTPRLAEALERRETRTARPHALRIARLMLCVLLAAHWHACAYYALSGAIGYGADAWVYPNHSRPGFARPLRQYLHCLHLSVLVLSTVGDTPPPQRQAEFLFAAAGCLLAVLGFATVMGSMSSVVSSLSAAEAALYPDAERAQAYLRLHRVGRRLESRVARWQQHLRLHRKVTNEQQALRHLPRPLRAELAVSVHLAALRKVQLFQACERGLLEELVLKLRPQVYSPGEYVCRKGDIGREMYFVREGRLAVLGDDGRTQLAVLGEGLYFGEISIINIKGNRSGNRRTANIQSIGYSDLFCLSKEDLQAVLSEFPSAKAALEAKGREILLGMDKLDVKAVEEESARQQEAKRRTGALEDALDALQTKFARLLAELESSAFKLALRIERLEWQTQAWAGAGGEGPGAVPGQ from the exons ATGAGCCGCCAGCCGCAGGCCACCGCCCGGCCCGAGgcgggcaggagggggctgatcAGCACGGTGCAGTCCAGCGCAGGTGTGGGGCCTGcggaggg CGGGGGCCGTGCCCCGAGGACCTGGGTCCTGGACCCCTCCGGGGATGTGCACTATTGGTGGCTCAGTATCATGGTGGTTCCCATCCTGTACAACTGGATCATGCTCATCTGCAG GTCCTGCTTCCCCGAGGTGCAACAGCTGCACCTGGCCCTGTGGCTGAGCCTGGATTACCTGAGTGACCTGCTCTACCTACTGGACATCGCAGTGCGACTCCACACTG GCTTCCTGGAGCAGGGGATCCTGGTGCGGGACCGGGCCCGGACGGCCCGGGCCTACCTGCACTCCGCACACCTGCCGTGGGACGTGGCCTCGGTGCTGCCCACCGACCTGCTGTACCTGTGGCTGGGCCTGCGGGTGCCGGCCGTGCGGGCCAACCGCCTGCTGCGCACGCCGCGCCTCGCCGAGGCCCTGGAGCGGCGGGAGACGCGCACGGCCCGCCCCCACGCCCTGCGCATCGCCAGGCTCATGCTCTGCGTCCTGCTCGCCGCCCACTGGCACGCCTGCGCCTACTACGCGCTCTCGGGCGCCATCGGCTACGGGGCGGACGCCTGGGTGTACCCCAACCACAGCCGGCCCGGCTTCGCCCGCCCGCTGCGCCAATACCTGCACTGCCTCCACCTCTCCGTGCTGGTGCTCAGCACCGTGGGCGACACGCCCCCGCCCCAGCGCCAGGCGGAGTTCCTCTTCGCGGCGGCCGGCTGCCTGCTGGCCGTCCTGGGCTTCGCCACCGTCATGGGCAGCATGAGCTCCGTCGTCTCCAGCCTGAGCGCGGCCGAGGCCGCCCTCTACCCCGACGCCGAGCGGGCGCAGGCCTACCTGCGGCTGCACCGCGTGGGCCGGCGCCTGGAGAGCCGCGTGGCCCGCTGGCAGCAGCACCTGCGGCTCCACCGCAAGGTGACCAACGAGCAGCAGGCCCTGCGGCACCTGCCCCGGCCGCTGCGGGCCGAGCTGGCGGTGAGCGTGCATCTGGCCGCCCTGCGCAAGGTGCAGCTCTTCCAGGCCTGCGAGCGGGGCCTGCTGGAGGAGCTGGTGCTCAAGCTGCGGCCCCAGGTCTACAGCCCGGGCGAGTACGTCTGCCGCAAGGGCGACATCGGGCGGGAGATGTACTTCGTCCGCGAGGGGCGGCTGGCCGTGCTGGGCGACGACGGGCGCACGCAGCTCGCCGTGCTCGGCGAGGGGCTCTACTTCGGGGAAATCAGCATCATCAACATCAAGG GGAACAGGTCAGGGAACCGCCGCACGGCCAACATCCAGAGCATCGGCTATTCGGACCTGTTCTGCCTGTCCAAGGAGGACCTGCAGGCCGTGCTGAGCGAGTTCCCCAGCGCCAAGGCCGCACTGGAGGCCAAGGGCCGGGAGATCCTCCTGGGCATGGACAAGCTGGACGTGAAGGCCGTGGAGGAGGAGAGCGCGCGCCAGCAGGAGGCCAAGCGGCGCACCGGGGCCCTGGAGGACGCGCTGGACGCGCTGCAGACCAAGTTCGCCCGGCTGCTGGCCGAGCTGGAGTCCAGCGCCTTCAAGCTGGCCCTGCGCATCGAGCGCCTGGAGTGGCAGACGCAGGCCTGGGCTGGCGCCGGCGGGGAAGGCCCGGGGGCTGTGCCCGGGCAGTGA